In the genome of Streptomyces sp. NBC_00259, the window AGCCGGACCGTCGTACGGTCATCGAGTTTGCTGCGATCCATCGCCCCGAGCACGGCGCTCGCGTACGCCTGAGTCTGCAAGAGGCCATGCACCAGATGCGTGTGGAAGGTGTAGACCTCGGTCGCGCGCGCTTCCAACTCGGCCACCTGTTGGAACCATGCGGGCAGTTGGCTCCGCAGCACCAGCCCCAGCAGCCGCGTCAGTAACCCACCCGTCCCCAGCGCCGCGTCCACGCGCTCGCTGAACGGCTCCGTCGGCAGCTTCCGTGCCGTCTCGATCTGGCCGACCAGCGAGCCCGTGTAGTTGATGACGTCGCCCAGTTGCCGCTGTGTGAGTCCGGCCGCTTCGCGGTGGCGGCGCAACTCGTAGCCGTAGTAGTCGAGCGGTGAGGCGCTCGGGTCGAGGATGTTGATGTGGGCCACGCCGGTCCCCCTCGTACGCAAGCAACCCCGCCCACTTCAGGACGGGTTGTATTCGGTCGGTAGCCGAGCGTAGCCGTCGACCTCCACGCTCGTAGCGTGAACGAATACATCGCCCCCACCTTCACCCCCGCTGCTGCCTCCCAGTACGGCATGCGGTTCACCGTCGGAGCGCACTCCGCCCGCCATGTGCGCCGTATCCTGCGCAGCTACCTCGCCCTGTGGGACATGCCGGGCCTCGCCGACGACGCCGCTCTCGCTCTGACCGAGTTGCTCGCCAACGTCGTACGCCATGTCCCCGACCGGCGCTGCGCGTTGCTCATCGAGCGCGGCCCGGAGGGCGTACGCGTGGAGGTGCGCGACGAGTCTCCCGTACTCCCCCGGCTGCTGAGCGCATCACCGGAGGACGAGTCGGGGCGCGGGCTCGCGCTGCTTGACGCGGTGGTGCACAAGTGGGGGGTCTCGCAGACGGGTGCGCCGGGGAAGACGGTCTGGTTCGAGTGCCGTCACGTGCCCCGACCGGACGACAACAGCCTCAGAAGGTGACGGGGGCGTGAGGGCTGGGCGGCCATGGACACCGAGGCCGTCAGCCGAAGTCCGAACCCGTCGGCATCACCACGATGTCGCGGACGCAGATGCGCTGCGGCTGCTTCCAGCAGAACAGGATGATCTCGGCGAGTTCCTCGGCGCCGATGAAGTCGGGATGGCCCAGACGCTCGTTGTACTCCTCGAAGCTGATGCCCATCTCCGCGTGGATGTTGGTCCTGACGAAGCCCGGCGCGACGTTGATGACGCGGATGCCGCTCTTCGCCTCGCCCTTCTGCAGGGAGCCCGCCAGCGAGCGCAGCGCGGCCTTGCAGGCGTGGTAGACCTCGCCGTCGGGGCCCGGCACGCGGTCGCCGACGGAGCTGATGTTGATGATCGTGCCGCTGTTGCGCCTCTTCATGTCGCCCAGCACCGCGTGGATGCCGTTGAGCACGCCCTTGAGCAGCACGTCGACCTCGTACGACATGTCCGCCGGATCCCGGGTCTCCAGAGCGCCCATCCGGAGGAACCCCGCGCAGTTGACGAGGCATTCGGTCGGTCCGTGCAGGGCCTCCGCCGCACGGATCGCGGTTTCGAGGGCCTCGTGGTCGCAGACGTCGACCGCGGCCGTGGCGATCTGCTCGGAGGGCAGCCCTTCGAGCGGCGTGGGATGCCGCGCCACCAGGAGCAGAGGGTGCCCCTGCGCGGCGAAGGCCGCGGCCACCGCCCTGCCGATGCCATGGCTCGCTCCCGTGACCACGACCAGGGGTGCTGCAGCCATGAGGCCCTCCGAGCGGACAGGGGGTGGAACGGGACGAGGTGGGAGTGGCACGGCGTAGTGTCACACCCCGCTTCGACGCCGGCGGGCGCACACGCCGAGCGTGTCGGATCGGCGGAGCAGCGATGAGTCCGGGCCGCGGCTGTAGTCCTACCTTCGAACGCACACTGCGGAAGGGGACCGATGGGCAGCCTGCGCGAGACCCTCATGAGACATGTCGGCGACGGATCGGTGCCCGGCGCCGTGGGTCTGGTCGTGCACGGTGACCGGGTGGAGGTGGCGGCCGTCGGGTCCGTCGACGTCGGCGGCAGCGCCCCGATGTCCAGGGATTCGATCTTCCGGATCGCCTCGATCACCAAGCCCGTCGTCGCCGCGGCGGTCATGGTCCTGGTCGACGAGGGCCGGCTCGCGCTGGACGACGCGGTCGCGCCGTGGCTGCCGGAGCTGGCGGCCCCCGTGGTCGTCCGTACGCCGTCGAGTCCCGTCGACGACGTCGTCCCGGCGGTCAGGCCCATCACCGTGTTCGACCTGCTCAGCTCCTGCGCCGGATACGGGTTCGCGTCCGACTTCTCGCTGCCGGCGCTCGCCCCGCTGTTCGGCGAGCTGAAGCAGGGGCCGCCGCAGCCGCAGAGCGTTCCGGCGCCGGACGCCTGGATGGCGGCGCTGGCCCGGATCCCGCTGCTGCACCAGCCCGGCGAGGCATGGCTGTACAACACGTGCTCCGACATCCAGGGCGTACTCGTCTCGCGGGTCACGGGCCGCCCGCTGCCCGAGTTCCTCGCCGAGCGGCTGTTCGAGCCGCTGGGGATGACCGACACCGGATTCGCCGTACCGAAGAGCAAGCTGGACCGGTTCACCAGCCAGTACCGGCCCGATGAGCCCTGCGGACTCGAACTCGTCGACGCACCCGACGAGCAGGGGCAGTGGAGCAGCGTGCCCGCGTTCCCGTCCGGCGCCGGCGGCCTGGTCTCGACGGTCGACGACTGGTGCGCCTTCGGCCGGATGCTGCTCGCCGAAGGGACCTTCGGGGACCACCGGATCCTGTCGCCCGAGTCGGTCCGGCGGATGACCCACGACCAGCTGACCAGGTCCCAGCGCGAGGCCACTGATCTGTTCCTGGAGGGCCAGAGCTGGGGCTTCGGCGGGGCGGTCGACGTCGAGGCCACCCACCCCTGGAACGTGCCAGGCCGCTACGGCTGGGTCGGCGGCACGGGCACCACGGCGCATGTCGTCCCGTCCACCGGGACCGTCAGCGTCATGTGCAGCCAGGTCTCGATGAGCGGGCCGACGCCGCCCGCGCTGATGAGGGACTTCTGGCGGTACGTGGCCGGGGGCTGACCAGGCCAGGCCCCGGGAGCTGGTCGAATGGCGCGACGGAGCCCGCGGAGGGATGCTGGCTGGACGCGACGATCCACCCGGGGAGGCGCCCCCGGGCGTCTCCCCGGGCACGTCCGGCCATGTCTACCCGATGCGGCTGTCACGGCTCGCACGGGAACCCCAGTCGCTGGGCCTGTACGTGGTCGCACCGCACCGGATGGAGCCGCGCGGCCGGATCGGCGGGAATGCGCCGGAGGTGACGTACGCGGGGAGGATCGCGCCGTCCGAAGGCGCGGTCGGACGGCTGACCGGAGGCGCTCCCGCCTTCCTCACCTCCTTCGAGCAGCGCTTTCCGGAGCCGTCGCGGATCGACGGGGACCACGAACTGCGGGCGGCGGACGCCGACACCCCGTACCGACGGGTGGCGTACGAGAACGAGCTGCTGACCGTCGCGGGGGTGCCGGTGTGGCTGCCTGCGGTGGGCACCGTGCTCGCCGCGGCGCTGACGGCGGTGCTGCTGCTGCTGTTGCGGGTACGGTCGCGCCGGCTCCGGGGCCGGTCGGCGTCGCAGGCACCGCAGGCATCGCTACCGCTGTCCTGAGTCGGCGTCGATCGCGCCGGGATCCGCCGGAATCGGGCCTGGTTCCACCGGGATCGGCCGGGAACGCGCCCGGATCAGGGGAATCCGGCCGGGATCGGGGGAATCCGGCCGGGATCGGCCAGGAACGGGCCGGGATCGGACCCGTCCGGGACTTCGGACTTGGGATACGTTTCCCGTATGTCTGAACAGCAATGGAACGCCGTGGACGCCTACTTCACCGATCTGCTGGTCCCCGAGGACGACGCACTGACGGAAGCTGTGACCGCGAGCGACGCGGCCGGACTGCCGCCGATCGCCGTGGCACCCAACCAGGGAAAACTGCTCCATCTGCTGGCCCTCACCCAGGGCGCGCGGAGGATCCTCGAGATCGGCACGCTCGGGGGCTACAGCACCATCTGGCTCGGCCGGGCACTGCCCGCCGACGGACAGCTCGTCTCGCTGGAGTACAACCCGGCGCACGCGGACGTCGCACGCGCCAACCTTGCCCGCGCCGGCCTCGACAAGACCGTCGAGGTACGCGTCGGCGCGGCACTCGACAGCCTCGCCCAGCTGGAGTCGGAGGGCGCGGAACCCTTCGACCTCTTCTTCATCGACGCGGAC includes:
- a CDS encoding ATP-binding protein; the encoded protein is MNEYIAPTFTPAAASQYGMRFTVGAHSARHVRRILRSYLALWDMPGLADDAALALTELLANVVRHVPDRRCALLIERGPEGVRVEVRDESPVLPRLLSASPEDESGRGLALLDAVVHKWGVSQTGAPGKTVWFECRHVPRPDDNSLRR
- a CDS encoding SDR family oxidoreductase, with amino-acid sequence MAAAPLVVVTGASHGIGRAVAAAFAAQGHPLLLVARHPTPLEGLPSEQIATAAVDVCDHEALETAIRAAEALHGPTECLVNCAGFLRMGALETRDPADMSYEVDVLLKGVLNGIHAVLGDMKRRNSGTIINISSVGDRVPGPDGEVYHACKAALRSLAGSLQKGEAKSGIRVINVAPGFVRTNIHAEMGISFEEYNERLGHPDFIGAEELAEIILFCWKQPQRICVRDIVVMPTGSDFG
- a CDS encoding serine hydrolase domain-containing protein, giving the protein MGSLRETLMRHVGDGSVPGAVGLVVHGDRVEVAAVGSVDVGGSAPMSRDSIFRIASITKPVVAAAVMVLVDEGRLALDDAVAPWLPELAAPVVVRTPSSPVDDVVPAVRPITVFDLLSSCAGYGFASDFSLPALAPLFGELKQGPPQPQSVPAPDAWMAALARIPLLHQPGEAWLYNTCSDIQGVLVSRVTGRPLPEFLAERLFEPLGMTDTGFAVPKSKLDRFTSQYRPDEPCGLELVDAPDEQGQWSSVPAFPSGAGGLVSTVDDWCAFGRMLLAEGTFGDHRILSPESVRRMTHDQLTRSQREATDLFLEGQSWGFGGAVDVEATHPWNVPGRYGWVGGTGTTAHVVPSTGTVSVMCSQVSMSGPTPPALMRDFWRYVAGG
- a CDS encoding DUF2330 domain-containing protein; the protein is MLAGRDDPPGEAPPGVSPGTSGHVYPMRLSRLAREPQSLGLYVVAPHRMEPRGRIGGNAPEVTYAGRIAPSEGAVGRLTGGAPAFLTSFEQRFPEPSRIDGDHELRAADADTPYRRVAYENELLTVAGVPVWLPAVGTVLAAALTAVLLLLLRVRSRRLRGRSASQAPQASLPLS
- a CDS encoding O-methyltransferase → MSEQQWNAVDAYFTDLLVPEDDALTEAVTASDAAGLPPIAVAPNQGKLLHLLALTQGARRILEIGTLGGYSTIWLGRALPADGQLVSLEYNPAHADVARANLARAGLDKTVEVRVGAALDSLAQLESEGAEPFDLFFIDADKANNPHYVEWAVKLSRPGSLIIVDNVVRGGTVADATSDDPAVVGTRRMFEVVSENPRLTATAVQTVGARGYDGLLLARVTG